A region from the Aegilops tauschii subsp. strangulata cultivar AL8/78 chromosome 5, Aet v6.0, whole genome shotgun sequence genome encodes:
- the LOC109757632 gene encoding uncharacterized protein isoform X3, whose protein sequence is MSDSEASPTPAVAVAAVEVAAGENSPSPARSEELLPVAEKISELNESQSELLGRLRGLKEDLQSWRSNLDTQVQKYKTEISDIKTALNSEIDQLKSDFQELRTTLKKQQEDVTISLKNLGLEDATETDGNKGSGEENTSEGALGNMGDLKLEDNPENNDESSGVEEEKNEAPEEDGMAGKEGTKTEDDMAGIEGTMTEDDMAGIEGTMTEDDTAGIEGTMTEDDTAGKEGTKTEDDTAGKEGTKTEDVMAGIEGTKTEDDTVGIEGTKTENPSDE, encoded by the exons ATGTCCGATTCCGAAGCATCCCCGACGCCCGCGGTTGCGGTCGCGGCGGTGGAGGTGGCGGCGGGCGAGAACTCCCCGTCTCCGGCG AGGAGTGAGGAGCTGCTGCCGGTGGCGGAGAAGATCTCG GAATTAAATGAATCACAGTCAGAGCTTTTGGGAAGACTTCGAGGTCTTAAGGAG GATTTGCAGAGCTGGAGAAGCAATTTAGACACCCAAGTGCAGAAATACAAAACT GAAATCTCCGATATCAAAACTGCACTTAATAGTGAAATAGACCAGCTGAAATCA GATTTCCAAGAACTGAGGACCACCCTTAAGAAGCAACAGGAAGATGTGACTATTAGCTTGAAGAATTTGGGG CTAGAAGATGCTACCGAAACTGATGGGAACAAAGGAAGTGGGGAGGAAAATACAAGTGAGGGTGCATTAGGAAACATGGGGGACCTGAAA TTGGAGGATAATCCAGAAAATAATGATGAAAGCAGTGGGGTTGAGGAGGAAAAGAAT GAGGCCCCTGAAGAAGATGGCATGGCGGGCAAAGAAGGTACCAAGACGGAAGATGACATGGCGGGCATAGAAGGTACCATGACGGAAGATGACATGGCGGGCATAGAAGGTACCATGACGGAAGATGACACGGCGGGCATAGAAGGTACCATGACGGAAGATGACACGGCGGGCAAAGAAGGTACCAAGACGGAAGATGACACGGCGGGCAAAGAAGGTACCAAGACGGAAGATGTCATGGCGGGCATAGAAGGTACCAAGACGGAAGATGACACGGTGGGCATAGAAGGTACCAAGACGGAGAATCCAAGCGACGAATAA
- the LOC109757631 gene encoding polyprotein of EF-Ts, chloroplastic, with protein sequence MTPVVHCSVGTISLFHIGSFRPSREIQIRRFRGSERYSRVTSPSRHGLLQPQTPFHLISIYKRSWSSANNRLRTLSAAAVGTDVTVEGSASPSGETSEAAPAAAETTGQAVASKSPASSPPKLGRNPRKSEMPPLKDGDLVPGASFTGKVRSIKPFGVFVDIGAFTEGLVHISRVSDGFVEDISTLFTVGQEVSVKLVEVNKETRRISLTMRTGGDYVKEAPTAPSGGRSPTAAAPRSSPRQTKDFKKIDEAKYTRGQSLTGTVKNTTRTGSFVTLPDGEEGFLPREEEAAALFTLIGHSALEVGQEVTVKVLNVARGQVTLTMKGGEDDDDELSSLNTNLKQGWSRGTNAFELAFRRSKEISAFLDQREKVTAPEVKTEVETETSVSTSGVESAIDDKLVEPPTEVESKEDSSLTEAVTGTVEPPTVSATEVETKEEDSASTEAVTGAIEPPTVSATEVETKEEDSPSTEAVTGAVEEITPVDKAEEPEESVQEVPTTASSESAVVTEEVAASDEKTTEVSAAAAAEASTTTATISPALVKQLRDATGAGMMDCKKALAESSGDIDKAQEFLRKKGLAAADKRAGRATAEGRIGSYIHDSRIGILIELNCETDFVSRGDVFKELVDDLAMQAAACPQVNYISIDDVPEEVVKKETELEMQREDLLSKPEQIRAKIVEGRVKKRLGEFALLEQPFIKNDKVTTGEWVKQTIATIGENMKVRRFVRYNLGEGLEKKSQDFAAEVAAQTAAKPPPAAPVKDDKPEESVEAAEKKPAVAISAALVKQLRDETGAGMMDCKKALAETGGDLQGAQEFLRKKGLSSADKKSSRLTAEGLIGSYIHDNRIGCMIEINSETDFVARNEKFKELVNDLAMQVVACPQVEYVSMEDIPESVVSKEKEIEMQREDLQSKPENIREKIVEGRISKRLGVMALLEQPFIKDDSKTVKDLVKETIAGLGENIKVRRFVRYTLGEN encoded by the exons ATGACGCCGGTGGTTCATTGCTCTGTTGGCACCATCAGCCTGTTCCACATAGGCAGTTTCAGGCCCAGCCGAGAAATCCAGATAAGAAGGTTCCGTGGTTCAGAGAGGTATTCGAGAGTCACATCGCCCTCGCGCCATGGGCTGCTGCAGCCACAGACACCATTCCACCTGATCAGCATCTACAAAAGAAGCTGGTCCTCTGCCAACAACAGGCTAAGGACCTTGTCAGCAGCAGCTGTTGGGACCGATGTCACGGTGGAGGGTTCGGCATCTCCGTCAGGAGAAACCTCCGAGGCCGCACCTGCCGCTGCTGAAACTACTGGGCAGGCTGTGGCTAGCAAGAGCCCGGCTTCCTCCCCTCCCAAGTTAGGCCGCAACCCACGTAAGAGCGAGATGCCTCCGTTGAAGGATGGTGATCTAGTTCCTGGTGCATCCTTTACTGGGAAAGTCAGGTCTATCAAGCCATTTGGAGTCTTTGTTGACATTGGAGCATTCACTGAAGGCCTTGTTCATATCTCCCGAGTAAGTGACGGTTTTGTGGAAGATATATCTACCCTCTTCACTGTTGGGCAAGAGGTGTCAGTGAAATTAGTGGAAGTAAATAAAGAAACAAGGCGCATCTCCTTGACAATGCGGACAGGTGGAGATTATGTCAAGGAAGCACCTACGGCTCCAAGCGGTGGGAGGAGTCCAACTGCAGCTGCGCCTAGAAGCTCACCAAGGCAAACAAAGGATTTCAAGAAGATAGACGAGGCAAAGTATACACGAGGACAATCTCTGACTGGCACTGTGAAAAATACGACAAGAACAGGGTCATTTGTGACACTGCCTGATGGAGAAGAAGGATTCCTCCCAAGGGAAGAGGAAGCAGCAGCACTGTTCACCCTTATCGGGCATTCCGCACTGGAAGTTGGTCAAGAGGTAACGGTGAAAGTATTGAATGTAGCACGAGGCCAGGTCACATTGACAATGAAGGGGGGAGAAGATGATGACGATGAGTTGTCGTCGTTAAACACCAACCTGAAGCAGGGATGGTCCAGAGGGACCAACGCTTTCGAGTTAGCTTTCCGTAGGAGCAAGGAAATCTCTGCATTCTTGGACCAGAGGGAAAAGGTTACGGCTCCAGAAGTGAAAACAGAAGTTGAGACTGAGACTTCAGTTTCAACTTCTGGGGTTGAAAGCGCAATTGATGACAAGCTCGTTGAGCCTCCTACTGAAGTTGAAAGCAAAGAGGATAGTTCTTTAACAGAAGCTGTCACTGGCACCGTTGAGCCTCCTACAGTTTCTGCTACTGAAGTTGAAACCAAAGAGGAGGACAGCGCTTCAACAGAAGCTGTCACTGGCGCCATTGAGCCTCCTACAGTTTCTGCTACTGAAGTTGAAACCAAAGAGGAGGATAGCCCTTCAACAGAAGCAGTCACTGGTGCCGTTGAAGAAATCACTCCTGTTGATAAGGCTGAGGAGCCAGAAGAATCAGTACAGGAGGTTCCTACAACTGCAAGTAGTGAGTCTGCTGTGGTAACTGAGGAAGTAGCAGCCTCGGATGAGAAAACCACAGAGGTTTCTGCTGCTGCAGCTGCAGAAGCAAGCACAACCACAG CAACTATTTCTCCTGCTCTTGTCAAGCAGTTACGTGATGCAACTGGAGCAGGCATGATGGACTGCAAAAAGGCTCTTGCTGAATCGAGTGGTGACATTGATAAAGCTCAAGAATTCCTCCGGAAGAAAGGGCTAGCTGCTGCTGACAAGAGGGCTGGAAGAGCCACTGCGGAGGGAAGAATTGGTTCTTACATACATGACAGCAGAATCGGTATCCTTATTGAATTGAACTGTGAGACTGACTTTGTATCACGAGGTGACGTCTTTAAGGAGTTGGTCGATGATCTTGCCATGCAAGCTGCTGCTTGCCCTCAAGTAAATTACATTTCCATTGACGATGTCCCGGAGGAGGTTGTGAAGAAGGAGACGGAGTTGGAGATGCAGAGGGAGGACTTGCTGTCGAAGCCTGAGCAGATCCGTGCTAAGATTGTCGAGGGCCGAGTAAAGAAGAGGCTTGGAGAATTTGCATTGCTTGAACAACCATTCATCAAGAATGACAAGGTCACAACCGGTGAATGGGTGAAGCAAACTATTGCTACAATCGGAGAGAACATGAAGGTGAGGAGGTTTGTTCGGTACAACCTGGGAGAAGGGTTGGAGAAAAAAAGCCAGGATTTTGCTGCTGAAGTTGCAGCCCAGACAGCCGCGAAACCACCACCAGCTGCTCCTGTGAAGGATGACAAGCCTGAGGAATCGGTTGAAGCTGCAGAGAA GAAACCAGCTGTGGCAATTTCAGCTGCATTGGTAAAGCAACTCCGAGATGAAACTGGCGCTGGTATGATGGACTGCAAGAAAGCGCTGGCTGAGACTGGGGGTGACCTTCAGGGGGCTCAGGAGTTCCTCAGGAAAAAGGGCCTCTCGTCCGCAGACAAGAAGTCGTCTCGCCTGACCGCTGAAGGTCTGATTGGCTCATACATCCACGACAACCGCATAGGATGCATGATTGAAATCAACTCTGAGACTGACTTCGTGGCTCGCAATGAGAAATTCAAGGAGCTGGTGAATGACCTCGCAATGCAAGTGGTGGCATGCCCACAGGTTGAATATGTCTCAATGGAGGACATACCAGAGAGTGTTGTCAGCAAGGAGAAGGAGATTGAGATGCAGAGGGAGGACCTGCAGTCGAAACCCGAAAACATCAGGGAGAAGATTGTGGAAGGGCGGATATCAAAGAGGCTTGGAGTGATGGCCCTCCTGGAGCAGCCCTTCATCAAGGATGACAGCAAGACGGTGAAGGATCTCGTTAAGGAGACGATCGCCGGCCTGGGGGAGAACATCAAGGTACGGAGGTTTGTCAGGTATACCCTCGGCGAGAACTGA
- the LOC109757632 gene encoding uncharacterized protein isoform X4: MSDSEASPTPAVAVAAVEVAAGENSPSPARSEELLPVAEKISELNESQSELLGRLRGLKEDLQSWRSNLDTQVQKYKTEISDIKTALNSEIDQLKSDFQELRTTLKKQQEDVTISLKNLGLEDATETDGNKGSGEENTSEGALGNMGDLKLEDSTETDGNKGSLEENTSEGALANTGDLKLEDNPENNDESSGVEEEKNQEAPEEDGMAGKEGTKTEDDMAGIEGTMTEDDMAGIEGTMTEDDTAGIEGTMTEDDTAGKEGTKTEDDTAGKEGTKTEDVMAGIEGTKTEDDTVGIEGTKTENPSDE, from the exons ATGTCCGATTCCGAAGCATCCCCGACGCCCGCGGTTGCGGTCGCGGCGGTGGAGGTGGCGGCGGGCGAGAACTCCCCGTCTCCGGCG AGGAGTGAGGAGCTGCTGCCGGTGGCGGAGAAGATCTCG GAATTAAATGAATCACAGTCAGAGCTTTTGGGAAGACTTCGAGGTCTTAAGGAG GATTTGCAGAGCTGGAGAAGCAATTTAGACACCCAAGTGCAGAAATACAAAACT GAAATCTCCGATATCAAAACTGCACTTAATAGTGAAATAGACCAGCTGAAATCA GATTTCCAAGAACTGAGGACCACCCTTAAGAAGCAACAGGAAGATGTGACTATTAGCTTGAAGAATTTGGGG CTAGAAGATGCTACCGAAACTGATGGGAACAAAGGAAGTGGGGAGGAAAATACAAGTGAGGGTGCATTAGGAAACATGGGGGACCTGAAA CTAGAAGATTCTACCGAAACTGATGGGAACAAAGGAAGTTTGGAGGAAAATACAAGTGAGGGTGCATTAGCAAACACGGGGGACCTGAAA TTGGAGGATAATCCAGAAAATAATGATGAAAGCAGTGGGGTTGAGGAGGAAAAGAAT CAGGAGGCCCCTGAAGAAGATGGCATGGCGGGCAAAGAAGGTACCAAGACGGAAGATGACATGGCGGGCATAGAAGGTACCATGACGGAAGATGACATGGCGGGCATAGAAGGTACCATGACGGAAGATGACACGGCGGGCATAGAAGGTACCATGACGGAAGATGACACGGCGGGCAAAGAAGGTACCAAGACGGAAGATGACACGGCGGGCAAAGAAGGTACCAAGACGGAAGATGTCATGGCGGGCATAGAAGGTACCAAGACGGAAGATGACACGGTGGGCATAGAAGGTACCAAGACGGAGAATCCAAGCGACGAATAA
- the LOC109757634 gene encoding 5'-adenylylsulfate reductase-like 6 codes for MAGRLLAAPLLLLVLLQLPVPSQVRAYPLAAAHSGRCPRPEERPPPFLQGLRRTCRTSTEGHPAEEVNGEELIRDLGGKEYTAVLFYASWCPFSHRMRPIFDDLSSMYPHIKHLAVEQSNVMPTVLSRYGVRSLPSILIAHESYAFWPLVAKDLNSLVNFYSAVTGQEPVAYLGPRKWNTTERSTQYVKLWNGSVSESVKSEPYLAFSILFIFLRIFSFFFPKFFACIKGLWAQYFRHANFGVLAKLTQLLECVPHAVDVRKMWSKWRLMFGAINMRVWASSLASVSLGGQSSPRAARLD; via the exons atggccggccgcctcctcgccgcccccctcctcctccttgtgCTCCTCCAGCTCCCCGTGCCGTCCCAGGTGCGCGCGTACCCGCTCGCGGCGGCACACTCTGGTCGGTGCCCAAGGCCGGAGGAGAGGCCGCCGCCGTTCCTCCAGGGGCTCCGGCGAACCTGCCGCACCTCGACGGAGGGGCACCCGGCCGAGGAG GTTAATGGGGAGGAACTTATCAGAGATTTGGGTGGAAAGGAGTACACTGCTGTCCTCTTCTATGCATCATGGTGCCCTTTCTCTCATAGAATGAGACCAATCTTCGACGATCTTAGCTCAATGTATCCACATATTAAGCACTTGGCTGTAGAACAGTCCAACGTGATGCCAAC AGTTTTATCAAGATATGGTGTCCGCAGCCTTCCTTCTATACTAATAGCTCATGAGTCATATGCATTTTGGCCTCTTGTTGCCAAAGATCTCAACTCACTGGTCAACTTCTACTCTGCTGTTACTG GACAAGAACCAGTTGCATATCTTGGTCCACGGAAGTGGAACACAACCGAAAGAAGCACACAGTATGTGAAGCTTTGGAATGGTTCAGTCAGCGAATCAGTGAAGAGCGAGCCCTACCTAGCATTCAGCATCCTCTTTATTTTCCTAAGGATATTCTCGTTCTTCTTCCCAAAGTTCTTCGCCTGCATCAAAGGCTTGTGGGCTCAATACTTCCGGCACGCCAACTTTGGAGTCCTTGCCAAATTGACGCAGCTGCTCGAATGTGTGCCCCATGCCGTGGATGTAAGGAAGATGTGGAGCAAATGGAGGCTCATGTTTGGAGCCATAAACATGAGAGTCTGGGCATCATCTCTTGCTTCCGTGTCTCTTGGTGGGCAATCTTCTCCCCGAGCTGCTAGATTGGATTGA
- the LOC109757632 gene encoding uncharacterized protein isoform X2 → MSDSEASPTPAVAVAAVEVAAGENSPSPARSEELLPVAEKISELNESQSELLGRLRGLKEDLQSWRSNLDTQVQKYKTEISDIKTALNSEIDQLKSDFQELRTTLKKQQEDVTISLKNLGLEDATETDGNKGSGEENTSEGALGNMGDLKLEDNPENNDESSGVEEEKNQEAPEEDGMAGKEGTKTEDDMAGIEGTMTEDDMAGIEGTMTEDDTAGIEGTMTEDDTAGKEGTKTEDDTAGKEGTKTEDVMAGIEGTKTEDDTVGIEGTKTENPSDE, encoded by the exons ATGTCCGATTCCGAAGCATCCCCGACGCCCGCGGTTGCGGTCGCGGCGGTGGAGGTGGCGGCGGGCGAGAACTCCCCGTCTCCGGCG AGGAGTGAGGAGCTGCTGCCGGTGGCGGAGAAGATCTCG GAATTAAATGAATCACAGTCAGAGCTTTTGGGAAGACTTCGAGGTCTTAAGGAG GATTTGCAGAGCTGGAGAAGCAATTTAGACACCCAAGTGCAGAAATACAAAACT GAAATCTCCGATATCAAAACTGCACTTAATAGTGAAATAGACCAGCTGAAATCA GATTTCCAAGAACTGAGGACCACCCTTAAGAAGCAACAGGAAGATGTGACTATTAGCTTGAAGAATTTGGGG CTAGAAGATGCTACCGAAACTGATGGGAACAAAGGAAGTGGGGAGGAAAATACAAGTGAGGGTGCATTAGGAAACATGGGGGACCTGAAA TTGGAGGATAATCCAGAAAATAATGATGAAAGCAGTGGGGTTGAGGAGGAAAAGAAT CAGGAGGCCCCTGAAGAAGATGGCATGGCGGGCAAAGAAGGTACCAAGACGGAAGATGACATGGCGGGCATAGAAGGTACCATGACGGAAGATGACATGGCGGGCATAGAAGGTACCATGACGGAAGATGACACGGCGGGCATAGAAGGTACCATGACGGAAGATGACACGGCGGGCAAAGAAGGTACCAAGACGGAAGATGACACGGCGGGCAAAGAAGGTACCAAGACGGAAGATGTCATGGCGGGCATAGAAGGTACCAAGACGGAAGATGACACGGTGGGCATAGAAGGTACCAAGACGGAGAATCCAAGCGACGAATAA
- the LOC109757632 gene encoding uncharacterized protein isoform X1: protein MSDSEASPTPAVAVAAVEVAAGENSPSPARSEELLPVAEKISELNESQSELLGRLRGLKEDLQSWRSNLDTQVQKYKTEISDIKTALNSEIDQLKSDFQELRTTLKKQQEDVTISLKNLGLEDATETDGNKGSGEENTSEGALGNMGDLKLEDSTETDGNKGSLEENTSEGALANTGDLKLEDNPENNDESSGVEEEKNEAPEEDGMAGKEGTKTEDDMAGIEGTMTEDDMAGIEGTMTEDDTAGIEGTMTEDDTAGKEGTKTEDDTAGKEGTKTEDVMAGIEGTKTEDDTVGIEGTKTENPSDE, encoded by the exons ATGTCCGATTCCGAAGCATCCCCGACGCCCGCGGTTGCGGTCGCGGCGGTGGAGGTGGCGGCGGGCGAGAACTCCCCGTCTCCGGCG AGGAGTGAGGAGCTGCTGCCGGTGGCGGAGAAGATCTCG GAATTAAATGAATCACAGTCAGAGCTTTTGGGAAGACTTCGAGGTCTTAAGGAG GATTTGCAGAGCTGGAGAAGCAATTTAGACACCCAAGTGCAGAAATACAAAACT GAAATCTCCGATATCAAAACTGCACTTAATAGTGAAATAGACCAGCTGAAATCA GATTTCCAAGAACTGAGGACCACCCTTAAGAAGCAACAGGAAGATGTGACTATTAGCTTGAAGAATTTGGGG CTAGAAGATGCTACCGAAACTGATGGGAACAAAGGAAGTGGGGAGGAAAATACAAGTGAGGGTGCATTAGGAAACATGGGGGACCTGAAA CTAGAAGATTCTACCGAAACTGATGGGAACAAAGGAAGTTTGGAGGAAAATACAAGTGAGGGTGCATTAGCAAACACGGGGGACCTGAAA TTGGAGGATAATCCAGAAAATAATGATGAAAGCAGTGGGGTTGAGGAGGAAAAGAAT GAGGCCCCTGAAGAAGATGGCATGGCGGGCAAAGAAGGTACCAAGACGGAAGATGACATGGCGGGCATAGAAGGTACCATGACGGAAGATGACATGGCGGGCATAGAAGGTACCATGACGGAAGATGACACGGCGGGCATAGAAGGTACCATGACGGAAGATGACACGGCGGGCAAAGAAGGTACCAAGACGGAAGATGACACGGCGGGCAAAGAAGGTACCAAGACGGAAGATGTCATGGCGGGCATAGAAGGTACCAAGACGGAAGATGACACGGTGGGCATAGAAGGTACCAAGACGGAGAATCCAAGCGACGAATAA